The DNA region CCTGCCGGCGTGTCGGCGAGACAGGTCAGATCAAGACTGGGAAGTGCCGCTGATCATGTGCTTTCGCGCGTGAAGGCGCCGTTTACCGCAACTGCTCTACTGCTGTTCCTCTTGGTGCCGAAATCGATCAGGGTCATTGCGGTTCTGCCCCTGAAACCGGCACCATGCACGAAAGGTCGCCGCATAACGGGTCTCGAACAATCGACGGCGCCCAGCAGAACGAGAAGGCTTGGGGGAAGAGATGGGCGGGACGGTTCGCGCTGCGATGCTGGCGGCGACGGCGGTGATCCTCGGCGCCGGGCAGGTGCACGCGGGGGCGTTCGGGATCCGTGAGCAGAGCACCGAGGCCCAGGGGCTGGCCTTCGCGGGCGCGGCGTCGGGATCGGGCGGCGTCTCGTCGATCTTCTGGAATCCCGCGACGATCACGATGAACCCGGGCTTCGTCGCGGAGCAGAACTTCACCTATATTGGCTTGTCCTCCACGATCCGCCCGGAGGCCGGCACCAATCCGGGCTTCGCGCGGCTGGGCGGCTCCGGCGATATCGGCCAGGGCGCGGTCGTGCCGGCGGGCGCCACCTCCTACCAGCTCAACGACCGCCTCTGGCTCGGCCTCTCCACCGGAGCCCCGTTCGGCCTCGTGACCAAGCCGCGCGACGTGTGGGCCGGTGAGGTCTACGGGCGCTCGTCGCGGATCTTCTCGCTGGCGATCAACCCGGTCATCGGCTTCAAGGTCAACGAGTGGCTCTCGATCGCGGCCGGCCCGAACATCGAGTATTTCCGCCTGACCCTGCGGCAGGCGCTGCCGATCCCCGGCATCCTGCCGACCTCGTATCCGAGCTCCTTCCTCAAGGGTGAATCCTGGGGCGCGGGCTTCACTGCCGGCGCCACGCTGACGCCCCGCGACGGGACCGTGCTGGGCATCGGCTACCGGTCGTCGGTGCACCACGACATCGACGGCTCGATCGGCGTGCCGCTCGTCGCCCTCGCGCCGCTGGCCGGTCAGGTCCGCGCCAAGCTGAACACCCCCGACAAGCTGAGCGTCGGCCTGACCCAGGCGGTCTCGCCGGTGGCGCGTGTGAATCTCGGCTTCGAGTGGGACAACTGGTCGAGGCTCGGCACCATCGGCATCGTGTCGAAGACGATCGGCCTGCCGGTGAACAATCTGCCGCTCAACTACAAGGACGGGTTCACCTACGCGATCGGCGCCGAGTACGACGCGTCGCCGAACCTGACGCTGCGGACCGGCTTCGCCTACGAGACCTCGCCCATCGACTTCCGGAACCGCTCGGTGCGCCTGCCGGACGGCGACCGGTACAACGTCTCGGTCGGCGCCAGCTACCGCTGGAGCCAGCAGCTGACGCTGAACCTCGCCTACTCGCACTTCTTCCTGGACCGCTCGCGGATCCTCGCGGGCATCGGCCGCGACTACAACATCAGCAACATCGCCTTCGCGGGCGTGGTGGATTCCAGCGCCGACATCGTCTCGGTGGGCTTCCGCTACGTGTTCGGCGCGCCGCCGGCCGCGGCCCCAGCGCCGCTCGTGCGGAAGTACTGACGGGTCCTCGGCCCTCGGCCTCCGCAGGTCCCGTCGCGCCGTTCGGGCGTGACGGGACGCGCGATCCTCGTATTCACCGTCGCGAGTCCCCCGTGTCGGCGGGGCTCGCGGGCGTCGTCCGGATAGCGGCGATTCTCTTCGGGACGGCGCTGCGGGCAGATTACCCCGCGCAGGTCCGGCGACGCTTCGACGGGACCGCCGGTCGCCCGGCCGGCGCAGTCGGCGCCGACCGGGGCGGCTCTCAGGCGCGCATCCGCACGTAGGTCCCGGGCGCCGGGCCGAGCGATGGTAGCGCGTCGCCGCCCGGCTGCCGGGCCGGCACCCGCTCCGGGGCCTGCGCCTCGATCCACTGGAACCAGTAGGGCCACCACGAGCCCTTGGTCTCGACCGCGGCCCTGATCCACTCCTCGAGCGTCCCCTTCACGGGTCCGCCGGTCCAGTAGCCGTATTTCGGCTTGGACGGCGGATTGATCACGCCCGCGATGTGGCCCGAGCCCGCGAGCACGAAGTCGACCTTCCCGCCGAACACCTTCGAGCCCTCGAAGACCGACAGCGCCGGCGCGATGTGGTCCTCGCGGGTGGCGAGATTGAAGATCGGCACCTGCACCTTCCTGAGGTCGAGGCGGACATTGCCGAGCACCATCCGCCCCTGCGCCAGCGTGTTGTCGAGGTAGCAATTGCGCAGGTAGAACGAGTGGTTGGCCGCCGGCATCCGGGTGGCGTCGGAGTTCCAGTACAGCAGGTCGAAGGCCGAGGGTGCCTTGCCCTTGATGTAGTTGTTCACGACGTAGGGCCAGATCAGGTCGTTCGGCCGGAGCATGTTGAAGGCGTTCGCCATCCGGGCGCCCTCCAGGTAGCCCTGCTCGGCCATGCGCGCCTCGACCTGGCGGATCTGCTCCTCGTCGGCGAAGACCTTCAGGTCGCCCGCGTGGGTGAAGTCGACCTGGGTGGTGAGCAGCGTCGCGCTCTTGATCCGCCGGTTGCCGGTGGCCGCCTGCATGGCGAGCGTCACGGCGAGCAGCGTGCCGCCGACGCAGTAGCCCGCCGCCGTGACCTCGCTCTCACCGGTGGCGACGCCGATCGCGTCGATGGCCGCCTCGATCCCCTCGCGCATGTAGGACTCGAAGTCCTTGTCGGCGTGGCGGGAATCGGGATTGACCCAGGAGATGCAGAAGACCGTCAGGCCCTGATCGACCATCCACTTCAGGAAGCTCTTCTGCGGATTGAGGTCGAGGATGTAGAACTTGTTGATCC from Methylobacterium sp. NMS14P includes:
- a CDS encoding PHA/PHB synthase family protein, which gives rise to MPDGTVAPMPDFEAISRNAGQFVEAMGRNVARLLGPEGQAGAPGSEMNEAAKVLGQVAETWLADPNRSAEAQARLSQAFLSLWGSTYLRLQGQPADPVALPEPRDARFAHADWSTNPYFDFLKQAYLLATRWAESLVDEAEGLDAHTRHKAQFYLRQVTSMLSPSNFLPTNPELIRHTLQENGANLVRGLKMYEEDLAAGGGQLRVRQTDPSGFEVGRNMAVTPGEVVFRNDLIELIQYAPTTETVLRRPFLMVPPWINKFYILDLNPQKSFLKWMVDQGLTVFCISWVNPDSRHADKDFESYMREGIEAAIDAIGVATGESEVTAAGYCVGGTLLAVTLAMQAATGNRRIKSATLLTTQVDFTHAGDLKVFADEEQIRQVEARMAEQGYLEGARMANAFNMLRPNDLIWPYVVNNYIKGKAPSAFDLLYWNSDATRMPAANHSFYLRNCYLDNTLAQGRMVLGNVRLDLRKVQVPIFNLATREDHIAPALSVFEGSKVFGGKVDFVLAGSGHIAGVINPPSKPKYGYWTGGPVKGTLEEWIRAAVETKGSWWPYWFQWIEAQAPERVPARQPGGDALPSLGPAPGTYVRMRA
- a CDS encoding OmpP1/FadL family transporter encodes the protein MLAATAVILGAGQVHAGAFGIREQSTEAQGLAFAGAASGSGGVSSIFWNPATITMNPGFVAEQNFTYIGLSSTIRPEAGTNPGFARLGGSGDIGQGAVVPAGATSYQLNDRLWLGLSTGAPFGLVTKPRDVWAGEVYGRSSRIFSLAINPVIGFKVNEWLSIAAGPNIEYFRLTLRQALPIPGILPTSYPSSFLKGESWGAGFTAGATLTPRDGTVLGIGYRSSVHHDIDGSIGVPLVALAPLAGQVRAKLNTPDKLSVGLTQAVSPVARVNLGFEWDNWSRLGTIGIVSKTIGLPVNNLPLNYKDGFTYAIGAEYDASPNLTLRTGFAYETSPIDFRNRSVRLPDGDRYNVSVGASYRWSQQLTLNLAYSHFFLDRSRILAGIGRDYNISNIAFAGVVDSSADIVSVGFRYVFGAPPAAAPAPLVRKY